One segment of Streptomyces sp. NBC_01454 DNA contains the following:
- a CDS encoding polysaccharide deacetylase family protein, with product MTTARLTRGLAYAALPALAFAYAAPVVSTFGPLRNRLMPRLAGRGRTDHVALTFDDGPDALSTPFFLRLLDERGIRATFFLLGSAARRTPSLVREMNAAGHEIALHGWAHRPLLLRGPRSTHDDLARSRDTVADIIGAPPRLFRPPYGVMTTAAHLAARRLGLTTVLWTCWGEDWRARATADSVHRTVTADLCGGGTILLHDSDCTSAPGSWRSALGALPRLLDTCEQHGVRIGPLREHGIAPSGRTLALLHEEEQEHAR from the coding sequence ATGACCACCGCCCGCCTGACCCGTGGCCTCGCCTACGCCGCGCTGCCCGCCCTCGCGTTCGCGTACGCGGCCCCGGTCGTCTCCACCTTCGGGCCGCTGCGCAACCGCCTCATGCCCCGCCTCGCCGGACGCGGCCGGACCGATCACGTGGCCCTGACTTTTGACGACGGCCCCGACGCGCTGTCCACCCCCTTCTTTCTCCGCCTCCTGGACGAGCGCGGAATCCGCGCCACCTTCTTCCTCCTGGGCTCCGCCGCCCGCCGCACCCCGAGCCTGGTGCGGGAGATGAACGCCGCCGGACACGAGATCGCCCTCCACGGCTGGGCGCACCGACCGTTGCTGCTGCGCGGCCCGCGCTCCACCCACGACGACCTTGCCCGCAGCCGCGACACCGTCGCCGACATCATCGGAGCCCCGCCCCGGCTCTTCCGGCCCCCGTACGGGGTGATGACCACCGCTGCCCACCTGGCCGCCCGCCGCCTCGGCCTCACCACCGTGCTGTGGACCTGCTGGGGCGAGGACTGGCGGGCCCGGGCCACCGCCGACAGCGTCCACCGCACCGTCACCGCCGACCTGTGCGGCGGCGGCACGATCCTGCTCCACGACTCCGACTGCACCTCCGCCCCCGGCTCCTGGCGCAGCGCCCTCGGCGCGCTGCCCCGCCTCCTGGACACCTGCGAGCAACACGGCGTGCGCATCGGCCCGCTGCGCGAGCATGGCATTGCGCCGTCCGGGCGCACGCTCGCGCTCCTCCATGAGGAAGAGCAGGAGCATGCCCGGTGA
- a CDS encoding glycosyltransferase, whose product MLSPSPADPAAAGIALPGPRPPGPGGRIVIISASVGAGHDGAAAELARRLGAYGRSVDRLDFLDLLPARLGRAISSGYHRLLTHAPGCYQRIYAAAERAGGSGPGARALLRSAEKRTLRALPPDTRVVVSTYPGASQVLGALRRSGRLTVPAITYLTDFSVHPLWVAAGVDLHLAAHAIPAAQARACGAARALESGPVVDPRFSPVGDRERRPARARFGLPPTAPLALLVAGSWGVGPVQQVAAEIRDSGAAVPVVVCGRNEALAGRLRAADIEHVYGWVEDMPGLMHAADVLVQNAGGLTSLEAFAAGLPVAGYRCIPGHGRTNAAALHDAGLATWIRDPADLKPVLTDLLGGPLGRRQRAAGLALFTADPDTGPVAAILRACGAGTAPPPVGPPRRRSRPAPHRLAGTAVLATALWATAVGTGIAATHNGLGVLRGIDDRKDHRPDHAEPAAAPREGHRR is encoded by the coding sequence GTGTTGTCCCCCAGCCCGGCCGATCCGGCAGCGGCCGGTATCGCCCTCCCGGGGCCCCGCCCGCCGGGCCCCGGCGGGCGGATCGTGATCATCTCCGCGAGCGTCGGCGCCGGCCACGACGGCGCCGCCGCTGAACTCGCCCGCCGCCTCGGCGCGTACGGCCGGTCGGTGGACCGGCTCGACTTCCTCGACCTGCTCCCGGCCCGCCTCGGCAGGGCGATCAGTAGCGGCTATCACCGGCTGCTGACCCATGCACCGGGGTGTTACCAGCGGATCTACGCCGCCGCCGAGCGCGCCGGAGGCAGCGGCCCCGGGGCACGAGCCCTGCTGCGCAGCGCGGAGAAGCGGACCCTTCGGGCGCTGCCGCCGGACACCCGGGTGGTGGTCTCCACCTACCCCGGCGCCAGCCAGGTCCTCGGGGCGCTACGGCGCAGCGGCCGGCTCACCGTCCCGGCGATCACCTACCTCACCGACTTCTCCGTGCACCCGCTGTGGGTCGCGGCGGGCGTCGACCTCCACCTGGCCGCCCACGCGATACCCGCCGCGCAGGCCCGCGCCTGTGGCGCCGCCCGGGCCCTGGAGTCCGGGCCGGTCGTGGACCCGCGCTTCTCCCCCGTCGGCGACCGGGAGCGGCGGCCGGCCCGGGCCCGCTTCGGGCTGCCGCCCACCGCACCGCTGGCGCTGCTGGTCGCCGGTTCCTGGGGCGTCGGCCCGGTCCAGCAGGTGGCCGCCGAGATCCGCGACAGCGGCGCCGCGGTGCCGGTAGTGGTCTGCGGCCGCAACGAGGCCCTGGCCGGGCGGCTGCGCGCGGCGGACATCGAGCATGTTTACGGCTGGGTGGAGGACATGCCCGGCCTGATGCACGCCGCCGACGTCCTCGTCCAGAACGCCGGCGGTCTCACGTCGCTGGAAGCCTTCGCCGCCGGTCTGCCGGTGGCCGGCTACCGCTGCATCCCCGGCCATGGCCGGACCAACGCCGCCGCCCTGCACGATGCCGGACTGGCCACCTGGATTCGCGACCCGGCCGACCTCAAGCCGGTCCTGACCGACCTGCTCGGCGGCCCACTCGGCAGGCGTCAACGCGCCGCCGGCCTGGCCCTGTTCACCGCCGACCCGGACACCGGGCCGGTGGCGGCCATCCTCCGGGCGTGCGGCGCGGGAACCGCTCCGCCGCCCGTGGGCCCGCCCCGCCGACGCAGCCGCCCGGCCCCGCACAGGCTCGCCGGCACCGCCGTCCTGGCCACCGCGCTGTGGGCCACCGCGGTGGGCACCGGCATCGCCGCCACCCACAACGGCCTCGGCGTCCTGCGGGGCATCGACGACCGCAAGGATCACCGACCGGACCACGCCGAACCGGCCGCCGCGCCGAGGGAAGGACACCGCCGATGA
- a CDS encoding BlaI/MecI/CopY family transcriptional regulator: MGDVDREGADSRRRARGELESGVLATLWAADGSLTAAQVNERLPGDLAYTTVLTILSRLLDKGLVTRTKAGRGYAFTPARDEATHTAGQMRSLLEHGSDREAVLSRFVDELSADDERLLQRLLGEQREQ; encoded by the coding sequence ATGGGTGACGTGGACCGCGAGGGAGCCGACAGCCGCAGGCGGGCGCGCGGGGAGCTGGAGAGCGGAGTGCTGGCGACGCTGTGGGCGGCGGACGGCTCGCTGACGGCGGCACAGGTCAACGAGCGGCTTCCCGGCGACCTGGCCTACACCACGGTGCTGACGATCCTGTCCCGGCTGCTGGACAAGGGCCTGGTGACCCGGACCAAGGCAGGTCGCGGCTACGCCTTCACACCCGCGCGGGACGAGGCCACCCACACCGCCGGACAGATGCGCTCGCTGCTGGAACACGGCTCGGACCGCGAGGCGGTGCTGTCCCGGTTCGTCGACGAGCTGTCCGCGGACGACGAGCGGCTGCTGCAGCGGCTCCTGGGCGAGCAACGGGAGCAGTGA
- a CDS encoding M56 family metallopeptidase: MRVSVYVPFAISALLALFAPWAATRLPPRPAAWALTCAALVAAGGWVGALALLAFTGVGQIPEVAEQGPWSITVLRAENPVHSVVAVICGLILAASILALGVAVRRHLRALLRARRECGRLPGGELAVIDIPEPEAYALPGAPGRIVVSRGMLRALDDAERQALLAHERAHLRHRHHTFQITWRLTAAVNPLLRPLATSGAFVLERWADEDAAAATGDRTVVARAVARAALATSGARRHPGALAAAGGPVPRRVRALFAPPRRPRRLPLIAGGLLLALCCGSLAEAAVDTDAMFAGAMYPRCTSAHQPGDRSADRLGVPVTGRNDCRARHRAEVREVRYPAEAGQQSGMPHPGQAGDRRGVRGLRGAGL, from the coding sequence GTGCGGGTCAGCGTCTACGTCCCCTTCGCGATCAGCGCGCTGCTCGCGCTGTTCGCCCCCTGGGCAGCGACTCGCCTGCCGCCCCGCCCGGCGGCCTGGGCCCTGACCTGCGCCGCGTTGGTGGCGGCCGGGGGATGGGTGGGGGCGCTGGCGCTGCTGGCGTTCACCGGCGTCGGGCAGATCCCGGAGGTCGCCGAGCAGGGGCCCTGGTCCATCACCGTGCTGCGGGCCGAGAATCCCGTACATTCCGTCGTGGCCGTGATCTGCGGGCTGATCCTGGCCGCAAGCATCCTCGCACTGGGTGTCGCCGTGCGCAGGCACCTGCGGGCGCTGCTGCGAGCGCGGCGCGAGTGCGGGCGGCTGCCCGGCGGCGAGCTCGCCGTCATCGACATCCCGGAGCCGGAGGCGTACGCGCTGCCCGGGGCCCCGGGCCGGATCGTGGTCTCCCGCGGGATGCTGCGCGCTCTCGATGACGCGGAACGACAAGCCCTGTTGGCCCACGAACGCGCCCACCTGCGCCACCGCCACCACACCTTCCAGATCACCTGGCGGCTCACGGCCGCGGTGAACCCGCTGCTGCGCCCCCTTGCGACATCAGGCGCCTTCGTCCTGGAACGCTGGGCGGACGAGGACGCCGCAGCCGCGACGGGCGACCGCACGGTGGTCGCCCGCGCTGTCGCGCGGGCGGCGCTGGCCACCTCCGGCGCCCGCCGCCACCCGGGAGCCCTGGCTGCCGCCGGCGGACCGGTACCGCGCCGGGTCCGGGCCCTGTTCGCCCCGCCACGGCGCCCCCGACGGCTGCCGCTGATCGCAGGCGGCCTGCTACTGGCACTGTGCTGCGGCAGCCTGGCGGAGGCCGCCGTCGACACCGACGCGATGTTCGCGGGCGCGATGTACCCACGCTGCACGTCCGCTCACCAGCCGGGCGATAGGTCAGCCGACCGGCTCGGGGTGCCGGTCACCGGCCGCAACGACTGCAGAGCCCGGCACCGGGCCGAAGTGCGCGAGGTGCGGTACCCGGCGGAGGCGGGGCAGCAGTCAGGCATGCCACACCCCGGGCAGGCAGGCGACCGCCGCGGCGTGCGTGGACTACGCGGAGCGGGTCTTTAG
- a CDS encoding MFS transporter, with protein MWPLYAAAFTTAFGAHAIAANLGGFSPDAVTSMMVLGGLLALYDGAEVLLKPVFGTLADRIGARPVLLGGLVAFAAASALYALADSPGWLWAARLGQGAAASAFSPSASALVARLNPAAKHGRAFGSYGFYKSIGYTLGPLLGGVLVWAGGLRPLFTVMALLGAAVAVWAALAVPHVPPLPRTRQTVRDLARRLADPAFLKPTAALAGAAAALSVGVGFLPVSGRAAGLDTVATGAAVSLLAACAAIVQPKAGRALDTGRFSAPTGLGIGLLTTAGGLGFAMLPGPAGVLLAAVLIGTGTGLITPLGFAALAASTPQERLGQTMGSAELGRELGDAGGPLLVGAAATLATLAYGYAALALLLAVGPTVVLIARRTAPAQADGPQA; from the coding sequence ATGTGGCCCCTGTACGCGGCTGCCTTCACCACCGCCTTCGGCGCCCACGCCATCGCAGCCAACCTGGGCGGCTTCTCCCCCGACGCGGTGACCTCGATGATGGTGCTGGGCGGGCTGCTCGCGCTCTACGACGGGGCGGAAGTGCTGCTCAAGCCCGTCTTCGGCACCCTCGCGGACCGGATCGGCGCCCGCCCTGTGCTGCTGGGCGGACTGGTCGCCTTCGCGGCGGCATCGGCCCTGTACGCGCTGGCGGACAGCCCCGGCTGGCTATGGGCGGCCCGCCTCGGCCAGGGCGCCGCCGCCTCCGCCTTCTCCCCCTCCGCCTCCGCGCTGGTCGCCCGGCTCAACCCGGCCGCCAAGCATGGCCGGGCCTTCGGCAGCTACGGCTTCTACAAGTCCATCGGCTACACCCTCGGCCCGCTGCTCGGCGGCGTACTGGTCTGGGCCGGCGGGCTGCGGCCGCTGTTCACGGTCATGGCGCTGCTCGGCGCGGCCGTCGCGGTATGGGCGGCGCTGGCCGTGCCGCACGTACCACCGCTGCCGCGCACCCGCCAGACCGTCAGGGACCTGGCGAGGCGACTGGCCGACCCGGCCTTCCTGAAGCCGACTGCCGCTCTCGCGGGCGCCGCCGCCGCACTCTCGGTCGGGGTCGGCTTCCTGCCGGTCTCCGGCAGGGCAGCCGGTCTCGACACCGTGGCCACCGGCGCCGCCGTCTCGCTCCTGGCCGCCTGCGCAGCCATCGTTCAGCCCAAGGCCGGACGTGCCCTGGACACCGGCCGCTTCAGCGCACCCACCGGCCTCGGCATCGGGCTCCTGACCACGGCCGGCGGCCTGGGCTTCGCGATGCTGCCAGGACCGGCCGGCGTGCTGCTCGCCGCGGTACTGATCGGCACCGGTACCGGCCTGATCACCCCACTCGGCTTCGCCGCCCTGGCCGCCTCCACCCCCCAGGAACGCCTCGGCCAGACCATGGGATCCGCCGAACTCGGGCGCGAACTCGGCGACGCGGGCGGCCCGTTGCTGGTCGGCGCCGCTGCCACGCTCGCCACCCTCGCCTACGGGTACGCCGCTCTCGCCCTGCTCCTGGCGGTGGGTCCGACAGTCGTCCTCATTGCGCGCCGCACGGCGCCTGCGCAGGCGGATGGACCACAGGCATGA
- a CDS encoding NUDIX hydrolase — protein sequence MDTSASSTSAAEPGQPAMSHEEYARSRHSVWLGAAALFTDEIGRVLLVKPTYRTQWLLPGGCMEAGEGPDQTCWREVQEELGLSMPLGRLLAVHWLAPGHPDRTEGVPFPGEVRYVMDGGTLTPRDIARMRLPQDELSGYEFLDSRGAAERMIPVDAQILLAALRARLAGTTAHLSGGRRVGPVPPLDRCQVHTRPRAGRGWPWHPGRAPEHLPIPQAWGWLFAPDGRVVLVIDPEEPLAMLPGGTVESTGASPEAALVREAAEEAQLTLGEVERLGWVYDATGEVYGGIGECARLRLAAPITGAEPSLVDPASGRRFARLLATPHQAVALLGWGEQGYHQAEHAARIARSRWGIPLAAPSPITELPSQGGLS from the coding sequence ATGGACACCTCCGCCAGCAGCACCTCGGCTGCCGAACCCGGACAACCAGCGATGTCACACGAGGAATACGCGCGCTCACGGCATTCGGTCTGGCTCGGCGCGGCGGCGTTGTTCACCGACGAGATCGGCCGTGTCCTGCTGGTCAAGCCGACCTACCGCACGCAGTGGCTGCTGCCGGGCGGCTGCATGGAAGCAGGCGAAGGCCCCGATCAGACCTGCTGGCGCGAAGTCCAGGAGGAACTCGGCCTGTCGATGCCACTCGGACGGCTTCTGGCCGTGCACTGGCTCGCCCCCGGGCACCCGGACCGCACCGAAGGAGTGCCCTTTCCCGGCGAGGTCCGCTACGTGATGGACGGCGGAACCCTCACCCCGCGAGACATCGCCAGGATGCGTCTGCCCCAGGACGAGCTGAGCGGATACGAGTTCCTCGACTCGCGGGGGGCAGCCGAGCGGATGATCCCGGTCGACGCACAGATCCTGCTGGCCGCGCTGCGCGCCCGCCTGGCCGGCACCACCGCCCACCTCAGCGGAGGCCGGCGCGTCGGCCCCGTTCCGCCCCTGGACCGGTGCCAGGTGCACACCCGGCCCCGGGCCGGACGCGGCTGGCCCTGGCACCCCGGCCGCGCCCCGGAACACCTCCCCATCCCGCAGGCGTGGGGCTGGCTGTTCGCACCCGACGGCCGGGTAGTACTGGTCATCGACCCGGAAGAACCCTTGGCCATGCTGCCCGGCGGCACCGTCGAATCCACCGGCGCCTCACCGGAAGCCGCCCTCGTGCGCGAGGCCGCCGAAGAAGCACAACTGACCCTCGGCGAGGTGGAGAGGCTGGGCTGGGTCTACGACGCCACCGGGGAGGTATACGGAGGGATCGGCGAGTGCGCCCGGTTGCGACTGGCCGCGCCGATCACCGGGGCCGAGCCCTCATTGGTTGATCCGGCCAGCGGGCGACGGTTCGCCCGGTTGCTGGCCACGCCGCATCAGGCTGTCGCCCTGCTCGGCTGGGGTGAACAGGGCTATCACCAAGCCGAGCATGCCGCACGCATCGCCCGCAGCCGGTGGGGAATTCCGCTCGCCGCTCCGTCGCCCATCACGGAACTCCCCTCCCAGGGCGGGCTGTCGTGA
- a CDS encoding NUDIX hydrolase, with amino-acid sequence MTGTWLPPEQYIATLPKATVYGCLFVTDEAYHPLQLRAARNPDLWQWPGGNMDPGETPWQCALRECLEETGLSLAVEPRLLAVHFLPPLGDWTTHKLGFVFDGGRLTRRQIDSIVLDPDEHTEVAVKSLDVWKQEMSAHSFARLQAVARARHTRSVCYLEQTALP; translated from the coding sequence ATGACTGGCACGTGGCTGCCTCCCGAGCAGTACATCGCGACCTTGCCCAAAGCCACCGTCTACGGGTGTCTTTTCGTCACGGACGAGGCATACCACCCGCTCCAACTGCGTGCTGCGCGCAACCCTGATCTGTGGCAGTGGCCCGGCGGCAACATGGACCCGGGAGAAACGCCCTGGCAGTGCGCGCTGCGCGAATGCCTCGAAGAGACCGGCTTGAGTCTCGCTGTCGAACCGCGGCTGCTGGCCGTGCACTTCCTGCCTCCACTGGGTGACTGGACCACGCACAAGCTCGGTTTCGTCTTCGACGGTGGCCGGCTGACCAGGCGGCAGATCGACAGCATCGTCCTGGACCCGGACGAGCACACTGAGGTGGCCGTCAAGTCACTGGACGTCTGGAAGCAGGAGATGTCCGCGCACTCCTTCGCCCGACTCCAGGCGGTCGCCCGCGCCCGCCACACCCGATCGGTCTGCTACCTGGAACAGACAGCCCTGCCATAG
- a CDS encoding MazG-like family protein produces MSSRTEQTTPPSAEPGPVEEDIWETIGRLARLFEAHDGARGLDQAQQWTLQVLKIAEETGEASQAVIGARGTNPRKGDSHTWQDVHSEVADVVITGMVALARMRPDDAEQYLRHQLAAKAAKFLPAASAADRPSPGETT; encoded by the coding sequence ATGAGCTCGAGGACGGAGCAGACGACGCCGCCGTCGGCAGAGCCCGGCCCGGTGGAGGAGGACATCTGGGAGACGATCGGTCGGCTTGCCCGGCTCTTCGAGGCCCACGACGGCGCCCGCGGCCTGGATCAGGCGCAGCAGTGGACCTTGCAGGTACTGAAGATTGCCGAGGAGACCGGCGAAGCCTCCCAAGCCGTCATCGGTGCCCGCGGCACCAACCCCCGCAAGGGCGACAGCCACACCTGGCAGGACGTCCACAGCGAGGTCGCAGACGTCGTCATCACGGGCATGGTCGCCCTCGCCCGTATGCGCCCCGACGACGCCGAGCAGTACCTCCGGCACCAACTGGCGGCGAAGGCCGCCAAGTTTCTTCCGGCCGCGTCAGCCGCCGACCGTCCGTCCCCTGGGGAAACAACATGA
- the fxlM gene encoding methyltransferase, FxLD system translates to MSYDRADWSQHYKDGRGFRPLRDSERALIARRAPAPDDGRALELGCGTGELAAFLTELGYTVDAVDFAEGALARARKERAGAERVRWLCLDLEHDDPAELSDDGYDLITLRLVFPFLHDRTRVLHRLAARLRTGGALVVITPVVATTPDERRLIALDEEEIALLTEGWSQVERFEAEGLAVLVLRGPAGDFAAVEKGRPEPQSVVGVCAVVTDDCGRVLLGRSTRGMWELPGGRVEAGESFQAAAVRELAEETGLTAALGDAHLLTVLHDDRADVRRLSAVVRVSAWGARLGLPEPHRFRRWEWHDLHALTHLGALFTPTAHALEAVWPGILPALPPVHAYPHAIAPPAVGGEPAEASRLRQEMTERVIAGGWAPSAAVQDALRTVPRHRFTPESELRTAYDDDLAVVTSRDETGTAVSSVSAPWLQADMIEKLRLEPGMTVFEAGSGGYNAELIARVVAPAGRVVTVDLDPYVVQRTRRFTAEAGRGQVTVLLGDGSQGAPGHLPRGGFDGSVITHNCWDVAPAWREQLAEGRYLVLPLEIHGYTRAIALQRHGDVLHARDWTYCGFVRDRGAAARSTPITDLAGGEVQLCHEDGTSPDPAGLDAALRGPRHEVPTGVTVAGMEPFETLQLYAATTLPGFCRLAGARDTALAALPYGADAAATVADGSLAYLTHVLVKDGETPEERRSEFVVHAVGPACAELAERMAACVRSWDQHVRGTGYPQMTVHPADTPDHALPTGHVLDKTSSRLVFQWPGQHPAAQATAEAAILTEAGGSR, encoded by the coding sequence GTGTCATACGACCGAGCCGATTGGTCTCAGCACTACAAGGACGGTCGCGGATTTCGACCACTCCGTGACTCGGAAAGGGCCCTGATCGCCCGGCGCGCGCCCGCCCCGGACGACGGGCGGGCTCTGGAGCTGGGCTGCGGCACCGGTGAGCTCGCCGCCTTCCTCACCGAACTCGGCTACACCGTCGATGCCGTCGACTTCGCCGAGGGCGCCCTGGCCCGTGCCCGGAAGGAGCGCGCGGGCGCCGAGCGGGTGCGGTGGCTGTGCCTGGACCTCGAGCACGACGATCCGGCAGAGCTGAGCGACGACGGCTACGACCTGATCACCCTGCGCCTGGTGTTCCCCTTCCTGCACGACCGCACCCGGGTCCTGCACCGCCTCGCCGCGCGCCTGCGGACAGGCGGCGCACTGGTGGTGATCACTCCTGTGGTGGCGACCACGCCGGACGAGCGACGACTCATCGCGCTGGACGAGGAAGAGATCGCTCTGCTGACGGAGGGATGGTCACAGGTGGAGCGGTTCGAGGCGGAGGGCCTGGCGGTCCTGGTGCTGCGCGGCCCCGCCGGGGACTTCGCCGCGGTGGAGAAGGGCCGACCGGAGCCGCAGTCCGTCGTAGGTGTGTGTGCGGTGGTCACCGACGACTGCGGGCGCGTACTGCTCGGCCGGTCGACGCGGGGCATGTGGGAGCTGCCCGGCGGGCGCGTCGAGGCCGGCGAGTCCTTCCAGGCGGCAGCGGTGCGGGAGCTGGCCGAGGAGACCGGCCTGACGGCCGCCCTCGGCGACGCCCACCTCCTGACCGTCCTGCACGACGACCGCGCGGACGTCCGGCGCCTGTCCGCGGTGGTACGCGTGAGCGCGTGGGGCGCAAGGCTCGGCTTGCCCGAACCGCACCGATTCCGACGATGGGAATGGCACGACCTGCACGCCCTGACCCACCTCGGAGCCCTCTTCACACCCACCGCCCACGCACTGGAAGCTGTGTGGCCCGGCATCCTGCCCGCCCTGCCGCCGGTGCACGCCTACCCGCACGCGATCGCGCCCCCAGCCGTCGGCGGAGAACCGGCCGAAGCCAGCCGCCTGCGGCAGGAGATGACCGAGCGCGTCATCGCCGGAGGCTGGGCGCCCTCCGCGGCGGTGCAAGACGCGCTGAGGACAGTGCCGCGGCACCGATTCACCCCGGAAAGCGAGTTGCGGACCGCCTACGACGACGACCTTGCCGTCGTCACCAGCCGGGACGAGACGGGGACGGCCGTCAGTTCGGTGAGCGCGCCCTGGCTGCAAGCCGACATGATCGAGAAGCTGCGTCTGGAGCCCGGGATGACGGTGTTCGAGGCCGGTTCCGGCGGCTACAACGCCGAGCTGATCGCCCGCGTCGTCGCCCCGGCCGGGCGCGTGGTCACCGTGGACCTCGACCCGTACGTCGTCCAGCGCACCCGGCGGTTCACCGCGGAGGCCGGCCGCGGTCAGGTGACGGTGCTGCTCGGCGACGGCAGCCAGGGCGCGCCCGGACACCTGCCGCGCGGTGGCTTCGACGGCAGCGTGATCACCCACAACTGCTGGGATGTTGCCCCTGCTTGGCGAGAGCAATTGGCCGAGGGCCGGTATCTGGTGCTGCCGCTGGAGATCCACGGCTACACCCGCGCCATCGCACTCCAGCGGCATGGAGATGTGCTGCACGCACGGGACTGGACGTACTGCGGGTTCGTCCGCGACCGCGGGGCCGCCGCCCGCAGCACTCCGATCACCGACTTGGCCGGGGGCGAAGTGCAGTTGTGCCACGAGGACGGCACGTCCCCTGATCCCGCGGGCTTGGATGCGGCGTTGCGAGGTCCACGGCATGAGGTGCCCACCGGCGTCACCGTTGCGGGGATGGAGCCCTTCGAGACCCTCCAGCTCTATGCGGCCACCACGCTGCCGGGGTTCTGCCGGCTGGCCGGCGCCCGGGACACTGCGCTGGCCGCCCTCCCGTACGGCGCGGACGCCGCCGCTACCGTCGCGGACGGCTCACTTGCCTACCTCACTCACGTCCTGGTCAAGGATGGAGAGACGCCTGAAGAGCGCCGCTCCGAGTTCGTCGTCCACGCCGTCGGCCCAGCCTGCGCTGAGCTGGCAGAGCGGATGGCTGCCTGCGTACGGTCCTGGGACCAGCACGTGCGCGGAACCGGCTACCCGCAGATGACCGTGCACCCGGCAGACACTCCCGACCACGCACTCCCCACCGGGCACGTCTTGGACAAGACCTCTTCCCGCCTGGTCTTCCAGTGGCCGGGTCAGCATCCCGCCGCGCAGGCCACGGCCGAAGCAGCGATTCTCACAGAGGCCGGAGGTAGCCGATGA